The following are from one region of the Coffea eugenioides isolate CCC68of chromosome 2, Ceug_1.0, whole genome shotgun sequence genome:
- the LOC113760718 gene encoding protein E6-like yields the protein MAKNLFILFLLTLLSSLQIHARDPQLFNKIPSNNGAKETQVAVPTSEETLNNKQEQEPNFIPENENGGYGLYGHESGQLPPSTTTTTNPSGEPYKATTNLPYNNEPRDSYPKYLPKNYNTESNVTEPEGYRPQNNQPRESYPKYLPKNYNAESYVTEPEGYRPQNKEPRESYPKNYNTESYVTEPEGYRPQNNNYNSNNFYNGENTYYNNEKQGLGESTYYNNEQQGLGETKLLGNSYTNPSNNRNNYYNNQNNKNNYGASNSYYNGEQQGLSDTRSNSNNYYSYNGGNANGGAQKKGMSDTRFLENGKYFYDISMEQILNRGLYGANNRGYYWNDNQNSYNNYQDQEQFQNFQDEDDMP from the coding sequence ATGGCCAAAAATCTTttcatcctcttcctcctcacCCTCTTATCCTCTTTGCAGATTCACGCCAGAGATCCACAACTTTTCAACAAAATCCCCAGCAACAATGGTGCAAAAGAGACCCAAGTGGCAGTACCAACAAGTGAGGAGACATTGAACAACAAACAAGAACAAGAGCCAAACTTCATCCCTGAAAACGAAAATGGTGGCTATGGTCTTTATGGCCACGAGTCAGGCCAACTCCCTCCGTCCACCACCACAACCACCAACCCCAGTGGTGAACCCTACAAAGCCACCACTAACCTTCCATACAACAATGAACCAAGAGATTCCTACCCCAAGTACTTGCCCAAGAACTACAACACCGAGTCCAATGTGACTGAACCGGAAGGTTACAGACCACAAAACAACCAACCAAGAGAATCCTACCCCAAGTACTTGCCCAAGAACTACAACGCCGAGTCCTATGTGACTGAACCGGAAGGTTACAGACCACAAAACAAAGAACCAAGAGAATCCTACCCCAAGAACTACAACACCGAGTCCTATGTGACTGAACCGGAAGGTTACAGACCACAAAACAACAACTACAACAGCAACAACTTCTACAATGGTGAAAATACCTACTACAACAACGAGAAACAAGGTTTGGGTGAAAGCACTTACTACAACAATGAGCAACAAGGTTTGGGTGAGACTAAATTGTTGGGCAATAGCTACACCAATCCAAGCAACAACAGAAACAACTACTACAACAACCAAAACAACAAGAACAACTATGGTGCTAGCAACAGTTACTACAATGGAGAGCAACAAGGTTTGAGTGATACAAGATCCAACAGCAACAACTACTACAGTTACAATGGCGGAAATGCTAACGGTGGAGCGCAGAAGAAAGGGATGAGTGATACGAGGTTTTTGGAAAATGGCAAGTACTTTTATGATATTAGCATGGAACAGATTTTGAACCGTGGCCTATATGGAGCAAACAACAGAGGATACTATTGGAATGATAATCAGAATTCTTATAACAATTATCAGGACCAGGAGCAGTTCCAGAACTTCCAGGACGAGGATGACATGCCTTGA